The window GCTGATCGAGTTCAAACTGACTACGCTCGCCGGCTTCGTCTTGATCCCGTTTGCACTCTGGAACAAGACCTCGTTCCTCGCGGAAAAGGTGCTAGGCAACGTGGTGTCGTCAGGCATCAAGGTCTTGGTGCTGGCCGTCATCGTCGGCATCGGTTCAGGCCTGTTCGCCGAGTTCCAGGTGCATCCCGACGAACCATCCATCGACCACGCGCTGGTCGTGATGCTGGCCTCGCTCGCGCTGCTGGCGCTGGGCATTTTCGGCCCCGGTATCGCCACCGGCCTGGTGTCCGGTGCGCCACAGCTTGGTGCGGGCGCGATGGCTGGTGCTGCGGTCGGGGCTGTCGGCACCGGCGTTGCCATCGGCGCCGCCGTAACGGGCGTGGGCGGCGCCGTCATGGCCGGGGCACGAATGGCCCCGGCGGCCGCAAAGCTGGCCGGTGCCGGTGCGCGTGCCGCGACTTCGGCGGCCGGCAGTGCCCGATCGGCGTTCCAGGCCGGTTCCGCTGCGGCCGGCGGCGGTGCCAAGGGCGCGGCGGCTGGCCTCGGCAATGTCGCCAAGACTGGCGCACAAGCCGCAGGCCGCAGCGTCACCTCTGGTGCTTCCGCTGTTGGGCAGAAGGTGGCCGACTCCTTCCGCGCTGGCTGGAACGGCACAGAAGCCGGCAGCGACGGTGCTGGCCCCGGCCAGACCGCAGACGGCACCGCAGGCTCGCAGAAGCAAGAGCAACCGGCCTGGGCCAAGCGGATGCACCGCCGCCAGCAGGCTACCCATGCCGCGACCACTGCCGCCCACACGCTGCGCGGCGGCGACGGCGGCGGCTCCGGGCAAGGCCCGAGCCTGCGGGATTCCGATACCTAACCTTCAAGGAGAACACCCATGCGATTCAAACGACCGCAGGTGCGCTACGCCGATACGCCGCAGCCTGCCACCCCGTATCAAGCCGCCGCCCAGGTGTGGGACGACCGTATC of the Pseudomonas asiatica genome contains:
- the trbL gene encoding P-type conjugative transfer protein TrbL, which codes for MNDVTIIDRFLDTFSRYIDSGFGLLQGEVAFLTATLIVIDMTIAGLYWAMSHATGQGDDVIAKLLRKVLCVGAFAYIIGNFNWLASIVFRSFAGLGITATGSAITMENFLQPGRLAKTGIDAAAPILEQIGDMAGFPEVFVNIDPIVVLFIAWLVVILCFFVLAVQLFITLIEFKLTTLAGFVLIPFALWNKTSFLAEKVLGNVVSSGIKVLVLAVIVGIGSGLFAEFQVHPDEPSIDHALVVMLASLALLALGIFGPGIATGLVSGAPQLGAGAMAGAAVGAVGTGVAIGAAVTGVGGAVMAGARMAPAAAKLAGAGARAATSAAGSARSAFQAGSAAAGGGAKGAAAGLGNVAKTGAQAAGRSVTSGASAVGQKVADSFRAGWNGTEAGSDGAGPGQTADGTAGSQKQEQPAWAKRMHRRQQATHAATTAAHTLRGGDGGGSGQGPSLRDSDT